In one Bryobacteraceae bacterium genomic region, the following are encoded:
- a CDS encoding CHAT domain-containing tetratricopeptide repeat protein, with protein MAVDFVALGNYKEAASLFRRLIEVCQQQSPADPHQHAQALMGLGMTIRKQGELLKARKLLEQALQLRIEASGEWNVYTAATLHNLSLIAGDLGDTKRRLALQQRALRIRDRVWGPEHQNTANGLHTLGLTYVFMNNPSAAREVLRRSLDMRRKTLGDDHRDVGQSLPALALTYLPDAPRRAVELALEGEAITSNWLQASLRALSEREALLAASARWGGLNIALDALRVKPPSPTLSRLVLDAVIRNRSLVLDELMWRRSLPDQERLFKTRAAYSHRLLGGKGSLTASAYTGELERLRGLVEEAERELAARNRPFWEARRQSLAGWDEVRRALPEASALISFVRYKDDGANSLEFNYGVFLTRPGNDGIHFIDLGHAAEIEMLISTWRNHISAEAVSGGRSSRLIEQHTRASGAALRRRIWDPLTPLLKQVTTVFAVLDGPLHLVHLSALPIGKSRYLMETGPLIHYLNTERDLLRSSVERVGAGSLLAIGNPAFEMIPATATAALRGPAEACYDPAQTRFASLPSAALEARQVLETWRQAGGEGTLIERGQATHPILRELVPGRRIIHFATHGFFYHSRCGQAPGSVSPLLLSGLALAGANRGPDGLLTGDKVVQLNLEETDWAVLSGCDTGLGDIHAGEGVTGLRRAFQLAGVRTVIMSLWPVEDASARSWMLALYWNRAVRKLSTAEAVRAASLSLLRSARARNKSTHPIHWAPFLAAGDWR; from the coding sequence ATGGCCGTAGACTTCGTGGCTCTTGGCAATTACAAGGAAGCCGCCTCGCTGTTCCGCCGCCTCATCGAGGTCTGCCAGCAGCAGTCTCCAGCCGATCCCCACCAGCACGCCCAGGCCCTGATGGGCCTCGGGATGACGATCAGGAAACAAGGGGAACTCCTCAAGGCCCGCAAGCTCCTCGAACAGGCCCTCCAACTCCGCATCGAGGCGTCTGGTGAATGGAACGTCTACACCGCCGCTACCTTGCACAACCTCAGCCTCATCGCCGGCGATCTGGGCGACACTAAGCGGCGGCTCGCTCTCCAGCAGCGCGCCCTGCGCATCCGCGACCGAGTCTGGGGCCCCGAACATCAAAACACCGCCAACGGTCTGCACACTCTCGGCCTCACGTACGTATTCATGAATAACCCTTCTGCCGCTCGTGAGGTCTTGCGGAGGTCGCTGGACATGCGTCGCAAAACCCTTGGAGACGATCACCGCGACGTCGGCCAGTCGCTCCCCGCGCTTGCCCTGACGTATCTTCCCGACGCCCCCCGGCGCGCCGTGGAACTCGCTCTCGAAGGTGAGGCCATCACCTCCAACTGGCTCCAAGCCAGCCTCCGCGCTCTCTCCGAACGCGAAGCTCTGCTCGCCGCCAGCGCCCGATGGGGCGGACTTAACATCGCCCTCGATGCGCTGCGCGTCAAACCGCCCAGTCCAACTCTCTCCCGCCTCGTGCTAGACGCGGTCATCCGCAACCGCAGCCTCGTTCTCGATGAACTCATGTGGCGCCGTTCTCTTCCTGATCAGGAGCGCCTGTTTAAGACACGCGCCGCCTATTCCCACCGCTTGCTGGGCGGAAAGGGTAGCCTCACAGCCTCCGCCTACACAGGAGAGCTTGAACGGCTCCGCGGCCTGGTCGAAGAAGCGGAGCGTGAGCTTGCCGCGCGTAACCGCCCCTTCTGGGAAGCCCGCCGCCAATCCCTCGCCGGTTGGGATGAGGTACGCCGCGCTCTCCCCGAAGCCTCCGCCCTCATCAGTTTTGTCCGCTACAAGGACGACGGCGCCAACTCGCTTGAATTCAACTACGGCGTCTTCCTCACCCGTCCGGGCAATGACGGCATTCACTTCATCGACCTCGGTCATGCCGCGGAGATCGAGATGCTCATTTCAACTTGGCGCAATCACATTTCAGCGGAGGCCGTCAGCGGCGGACGATCCTCCCGGCTCATCGAGCAACACACTCGCGCTTCCGGCGCCGCTCTGCGCCGCCGCATCTGGGATCCCCTCACCCCTCTCCTCAAACAGGTAACCACCGTTTTTGCCGTCCTCGACGGTCCCCTTCACCTGGTCCACCTCAGTGCGCTGCCTATTGGAAAATCGCGGTACTTGATGGAGACCGGACCCCTCATCCACTACCTCAATACTGAGCGCGACCTTCTGCGCTCATCCGTGGAACGCGTGGGCGCTGGCAGCCTTCTGGCGATTGGCAACCCCGCGTTCGAAATGATCCCCGCTACCGCAACCGCAGCTCTTCGCGGACCCGCCGAAGCCTGCTACGATCCCGCCCAAACACGGTTCGCTTCCCTCCCTTCCGCCGCTCTCGAAGCTCGCCAGGTGCTCGAGACCTGGCGGCAGGCAGGCGGCGAGGGAACGCTCATTGAACGCGGGCAAGCCACTCATCCTATATTGCGGGAACTCGTCCCCGGCCGCCGCATAATCCACTTCGCCACCCATGGCTTCTTCTATCATTCCCGCTGCGGGCAGGCGCCCGGTAGCGTCAGCCCGTTGCTGCTCTCCGGTCTGGCCCTCGCTGGAGCCAACCGCGGACCCGATGGCCTGCTCACCGGCGACAAGGTGGTCCAGTTGAATCTGGAAGAAACAGATTGGGCCGTTCTTTCCGGCTGTGACACCGGCCTCGGTGACATCCATGCCGGCGAAGGCGTCACAGGCCTACGGCGCGCCTTCCAACTTGCCGGTGTCCGCACCGTCATCATGAGCCTCTGGCCCGTCGAAGACGCCTCCGCACGCAGTTGGATGCTCGCACTGTACTGGAACCGCGCCGTCCGCAAACTCTCCACCGCCGAAGCCGTGCGCGCCGCCAGCCTCTCGCTGCTGCGCTCGGCACGCGCCCGCAACAAGAGCACCCATCCGATTCATTGGGCCCCTTTCCTGGCCGCCGGCGACTGGCGCTGA
- a CDS encoding zf-HC2 domain-containing protein, with protein sequence MTCHDVAHREIVERYAAGTLPQDEAAAFEEHFFVCASCLARLEAAQSLASDWPTPDQVHRLSPRRWMLPLVIAASLLIAAPAALFWPSVAPPEEPAARKSGLPADSPVPAEYAVLGRFEPPPYRTVALRGKEGRSHADFRRAMRAYQANRFSDALPLLRAAASHPSAGAEELFFAGITCVLAGEPAEGLVFLRRADAFGFSAYQEEARYYSALTLLQLGDIATARKQLNAIVAMRGDWESKARELLRKLP encoded by the coding sequence ATGACCTGCCACGACGTCGCGCACCGTGAAATCGTAGAACGTTATGCCGCTGGCACCCTTCCGCAGGACGAGGCCGCCGCATTTGAAGAGCACTTCTTTGTTTGTGCCTCGTGCCTGGCGCGCCTGGAGGCCGCCCAATCACTGGCCTCCGACTGGCCCACACCTGATCAGGTGCACCGCCTCTCCCCACGACGCTGGATGCTCCCGCTCGTCATTGCCGCTAGCCTGCTCATTGCCGCCCCAGCGGCCTTGTTCTGGCCCTCCGTCGCGCCTCCGGAGGAGCCCGCGGCGCGGAAATCCGGCCTGCCCGCCGACAGTCCCGTTCCTGCCGAATACGCTGTGCTTGGCCGCTTTGAACCCCCGCCCTATCGCACTGTAGCCTTGCGCGGGAAGGAAGGTAGGAGCCACGCTGACTTCCGCCGGGCAATGCGCGCGTATCAGGCCAACCGCTTCTCCGATGCGCTTCCCCTCCTGCGTGCCGCCGCCTCTCATCCCTCGGCCGGCGCCGAAGAGCTCTTCTTTGCCGGCATCACCTGTGTGCTTGCCGGGGAACCCGCCGAAGGCCTCGTGTTTCTGCGCCGGGCCGACGCCTTTGGCTTTTCCGCCTACCAGGAAGAAGCGCGTTACTACAGCGCTCTCACGTTGCTCCAGTTGGGAGACATTGCCACCGCCAGGAAGCAACTCAACGCCATTGTCGCGATGAGAGGTGACTGGGAGTCCAAAGCCCGCGAATTATTGCGCAAGCTTCCCTGA
- the ric gene encoding iron-sulfur cluster repair di-iron protein, translated as MDTHTSSLSSQTISEIATRSLAAVRVFERLGIDYCCGGNRPVEEACQEQGLDTAAVLLELDGALANRPADEADWNRATLRDLIRHIVGKHHEYLKLEMPSLAQRLEKVMKVYGEQDRATLGALPRVFYDLRAEMDLHMHKEEMVLFPYIDRLEADVNSGRPVPPPPFGSVRNPIAMMEHEHDSAGAALKGMRDSTHGFAVPDHACTTYRSLLEGLRELEEDLHVHIHLENNILFPRAIALETGTR; from the coding sequence ATGGATACCCACACGTCCTCGTTGTCTAGCCAGACGATCTCCGAGATTGCCACCCGCTCCTTGGCCGCCGTTCGCGTGTTCGAGCGCCTCGGGATCGACTATTGCTGCGGTGGTAACCGGCCCGTGGAGGAAGCCTGTCAGGAGCAGGGCCTCGACACCGCGGCGGTGCTCTTGGAACTGGACGGCGCCCTGGCGAACCGGCCGGCGGACGAAGCCGATTGGAACCGCGCCACCTTGCGCGACTTGATCCGCCACATCGTAGGGAAGCACCACGAGTACCTCAAATTGGAAATGCCGAGCCTTGCTCAGCGATTGGAAAAGGTGATGAAGGTCTACGGCGAGCAGGATCGGGCCACGCTGGGAGCGCTGCCGCGCGTTTTCTATGACCTCCGTGCGGAAATGGATCTCCACATGCATAAAGAGGAGATGGTGCTCTTTCCCTACATCGACAGACTGGAGGCGGATGTAAACAGTGGGCGTCCAGTTCCTCCGCCTCCCTTCGGAAGCGTCAGGAACCCCATCGCGATGATGGAGCATGAGCACGATAGTGCCGGCGCCGCCTTAAAGGGCATGCGGGATAGCACGCACGGCTTCGCCGTTCCGGACCATGCTTGCACGACCTACCGCTCGCTTCTCGAAGGACTTCGGGAACTGGAGGAAGATCTGCACGTGCACATCCACCTGGAAAACAACATTCTCTTTCCCCGTGCGATTGCGCTGGAGACGGGAACCAGGTAA
- a CDS encoding Rrf2 family transcriptional regulator: protein MNNSTMVSTTAEHALRALVEMASLPDGNTIRGKQLAQAAGIPSNYLSKILWTLGNAGLIDATRGSGGGYRMRRLASDIRLFEVVELFDRQRWKQRCFLSGEHDCDESNQCPAHDAWRGVRAVYTEFLELTTIADFARPCARRTGLVSIAGCGPAEGASPR, encoded by the coding sequence ATGAACAACTCGACAATGGTTTCGACAACGGCGGAACACGCGTTGCGAGCGCTCGTGGAGATGGCTTCACTACCGGACGGGAATACTATCCGCGGCAAACAACTGGCGCAGGCCGCCGGGATTCCATCGAACTATCTGTCGAAGATTCTCTGGACCTTGGGCAACGCGGGTTTGATCGACGCCACTCGCGGCAGCGGCGGCGGGTATCGGATGCGCCGCCTGGCTTCGGATATCCGGCTGTTTGAGGTGGTGGAACTGTTCGACCGGCAGCGCTGGAAGCAGCGCTGCTTCCTCAGCGGCGAGCACGATTGCGACGAATCCAATCAGTGTCCCGCTCATGACGCCTGGCGCGGGGTCAGGGCCGTATACACGGAGTTTCTCGAACTGACGACCATTGCCGATTTCGCCCGTCCTTGCGCCAGACGGACAGGTCTGGTCAGCATCGCCGGGTGTGGCCCGGCGGAAGGAGCAAGTCCTCGATGA
- a CDS encoding cytochrome c: protein MLKGICLLVSAPALLGQEAADFFRQNCISCHTIGGGRLTGPDLKGVSQRAERDWLVRFLVNPQAVIDRGDAYAQKLLQESRGVVMPQISGMNPARAEALVDLIDAESKLEKSQFIGVQITDRPFTAAEVETGRQIFRGERSLKNNGPACLSCHTAQNLGGLSGGQLGPDLTRAFERMEGRKTLAAWLGAPATPTMAPVFKKHPIDSEEILPIIAFLENQAAGGGEDLSAGKLTFLLVGLGGAGLMLVVFDLAWRTRFRSVRKQLVLSSTGRGEE, encoded by the coding sequence GTGCTCAAGGGCATATGCCTGCTCGTCTCCGCACCCGCACTCCTGGGGCAGGAAGCGGCGGATTTCTTCCGCCAGAATTGCATAAGTTGCCACACGATCGGAGGCGGCCGGTTGACCGGTCCGGATCTGAAGGGCGTGAGCCAACGCGCCGAACGGGACTGGCTGGTACGATTCCTGGTCAACCCGCAGGCCGTGATTGATCGCGGCGACGCCTACGCGCAGAAACTTCTGCAAGAATCCCGCGGCGTCGTGATGCCGCAGATCTCCGGCATGAACCCGGCGCGAGCCGAGGCGCTTGTGGATCTGATTGACGCCGAGTCCAAACTAGAGAAGTCGCAATTCATCGGCGTCCAGATTACTGACCGGCCGTTCACCGCGGCCGAGGTCGAGACCGGCCGCCAAATCTTCCGCGGAGAGCGTTCGCTCAAGAACAACGGACCTGCCTGTCTCAGTTGCCACACTGCCCAGAACCTGGGCGGGCTCAGCGGCGGGCAACTTGGCCCTGACCTGACGAGGGCCTTTGAGCGGATGGAGGGCAGAAAGACGCTTGCCGCCTGGTTGGGCGCCCCGGCGACACCCACCATGGCCCCCGTCTTCAAGAAACACCCCATTGATTCCGAGGAGATCCTGCCGATCATCGCGTTTCTCGAAAATCAGGCGGCTGGCGGCGGCGAAGATTTGTCGGCCGGGAAACTCACGTTCTTGCTCGTCGGCTTGGGCGGCGCCGGCCTCATGTTGGTCGTGTTCGATCTGGCCTGGAGAACCCGCTTCCGATCGGTACGAAAGCAATTGGTGCTCAGCAGCACGGGGAGAGGTGAAGAGTGA